In Maridesulfovibrio sp., a single genomic region encodes these proteins:
- a CDS encoding FUSC family protein translates to MLRFKFSSQKAHLIHGIKTGIAAVLAYYAADLFDLKYGYWAALSAVIVMQINVADSIKMCWYRFSGTAIGAFIAIIFMVILPPTPLMTVLSLFLSVGFCAYMTRYNNRYKMAAITTTIVLLASLGEPDRIQFGIFRVLEISLGVASAFLTSISIYPVRAAEALKEDLFKQFSECADNYETLMDCFLHKQSGLSPSLLDSTNAKMAKNREIYSKVIRLESLLYMENTELLGMKVEILEDCASHLRSMLNALNNVHGEGYDIIMKDELTALAKASSKAMRAIGSKRIPDENSLQLALDRAQKRLEKLRNEGVTKRFYLQKLVQFFAFYHSAEFICKELLRYTRERKRIKNIRKN, encoded by the coding sequence ATGCTCAGATTTAAATTCTCTTCACAAAAAGCACATCTCATTCATGGTATTAAAACAGGCATAGCCGCAGTGCTGGCCTATTACGCAGCAGATCTATTCGATCTCAAATACGGATACTGGGCCGCTCTTTCTGCTGTTATAGTCATGCAGATCAACGTAGCGGATTCCATCAAGATGTGCTGGTACAGATTTTCAGGCACCGCCATCGGGGCTTTCATCGCTATCATATTCATGGTCATTTTACCCCCTACCCCACTGATGACAGTTCTGTCCCTGTTCCTGTCCGTGGGCTTTTGCGCCTACATGACCAGATACAACAATCGCTATAAAATGGCTGCGATAACAACCACCATCGTACTTTTGGCCAGCCTCGGAGAACCGGACCGCATCCAGTTCGGTATTTTCCGGGTTCTTGAAATCAGCCTCGGTGTAGCCAGCGCTTTTCTGACCAGCATAAGTATTTACCCTGTCCGGGCTGCCGAAGCCTTGAAAGAAGACCTTTTCAAGCAGTTCAGCGAATGTGCAGATAACTATGAAACATTAATGGACTGCTTTCTCCACAAACAGTCCGGACTTTCCCCCAGCCTGCTTGATTCGACCAATGCCAAGATGGCAAAAAACAGGGAAATATACTCTAAAGTAATTCGCCTTGAAAGCCTTCTTTATATGGAAAACACTGAGCTTCTAGGCATGAAGGTCGAAATTCTGGAGGATTGCGCATCGCATCTTCGTTCAATGCTTAATGCCCTGAATAACGTACATGGCGAGGGGTATGATATCATCATGAAAGATGAATTGACCGCCCTTGCCAAGGCTTCATCCAAAGCCATGCGCGCCATCGGGTCCAAAAGAATACCCGACGAAAACAGCCTTCAGTTGGCACTTGATCGGGCTCAAAAAAGGCTGGAAAAGCTCAGAAATGAAGGAGTCACCAAACGGTTCTACCTGCAGAAGCTGGTACAGTTTTTTGCATTCTACCACAGTGCCGAATTCATCTGCAAAGAGCTGCTGCGTTATACGCGGGAACGCAAACGCATAAAAAACATTCGAAAGAACTGA
- a CDS encoding lipid-binding SYLF domain-containing protein: protein MNKFKFILALFMVFFILGGCNSFKKVTGSPCVSNSSSTPQWIVESAACALEQMREETDGPSINYLLEMARGVFIFPDVYKAAFMVGAEGGPGVLCAKDDTGFWNGPAFFNMAGVNIGLQGGVAGKTVVVFLMDKEALDDALGGKIDLSMGADLAIGHLNDSSHRGSFDVQGNLFTLVYQAGMFSGMAYRTGALMVSNDYNKKYYGQAVDVRDILKTHKYDKPEADVLLMSLLGI from the coding sequence ATGAACAAGTTCAAATTCATACTAGCTCTGTTTATGGTGTTTTTCATCCTCGGAGGGTGCAATTCATTCAAAAAGGTGACCGGCAGTCCCTGTGTGAGCAACTCCAGTTCAACTCCGCAGTGGATAGTGGAATCTGCGGCCTGTGCTCTGGAACAGATGCGGGAGGAAACCGACGGACCGTCAATAAATTATCTGCTTGAGATGGCCAGGGGAGTGTTTATTTTCCCGGACGTGTACAAGGCGGCGTTTATGGTGGGAGCCGAAGGTGGGCCGGGAGTACTCTGCGCAAAGGACGATACCGGATTCTGGAACGGTCCGGCCTTTTTCAATATGGCCGGGGTTAATATCGGCCTGCAGGGCGGGGTGGCAGGAAAGACCGTAGTGGTTTTCCTCATGGATAAGGAGGCGCTGGATGATGCGCTGGGTGGAAAGATTGATCTTTCCATGGGTGCGGATCTGGCCATCGGGCACCTGAACGACAGTTCTCATCGCGGGTCGTTTGACGTTCAGGGCAATCTGTTTACCCTCGTATATCAGGCCGGGATGTTCAGCGGAATGGCGTATCGCACCGGCGCGCTTATGGTCAGCAATGATTACAACAAGAAATATTACGGCCAGGCTGTCGATGTAAGGGATATCCTGAAGACTCACAAATATGACAAACCGGAAGCAGACGTCCTGTTGATGAGCCTGCTGGGGATATAA
- a CDS encoding AraC family transcriptional regulator, whose amino-acid sequence MSTLLQPYNEKMMEVLLYIQRNLDADLSPETLAGVACFSVTHFHRIFKGMVGESLKEHVRRLRLEKAAYKLSYTDASVMEIALDARFESAETFSRAFKKRFSVPPSEFRSRSREILNLQGTGKIHYRPKPSRNDFRLDDSPLSCEVQVRRRNETKVAFIRHIGSYFEVESAWSRLCTWGGSKNLLTAETEFIGICYDDPDVTPSGKIRYDACLSIIEETETTPEIRIQTIPGGSYAVTTHLGPYEKLVDTYRELYGKWLPAYGYSLNDSIASFEKYIKTPAEVGPEDLVTEIWMGLC is encoded by the coding sequence ATGTCCACACTGCTTCAGCCGTATAATGAAAAAATGATGGAAGTTCTCCTGTATATACAGCGGAATCTGGATGCCGATCTGTCCCCGGAAACGCTTGCCGGAGTGGCCTGTTTTTCGGTGACCCATTTCCACCGCATATTCAAAGGCATGGTTGGAGAAAGCCTGAAAGAACATGTACGCCGGCTGCGCCTTGAAAAGGCCGCCTATAAACTTTCATATACCGATGCTTCCGTTATGGAGATTGCTCTGGATGCCCGTTTCGAATCCGCTGAAACATTCAGCCGGGCATTCAAGAAAAGATTTTCAGTCCCCCCCAGCGAATTCAGGTCCAGATCCAGAGAGATTCTGAATCTGCAGGGAACAGGCAAAATACACTATCGTCCCAAACCCAGCAGAAATGATTTCAGACTTGATGATTCGCCGCTTTCCTGTGAGGTGCAGGTTCGCCGCAGGAATGAAACAAAGGTGGCCTTCATCCGGCACATCGGGTCCTACTTTGAAGTAGAATCCGCCTGGAGCAGACTCTGTACCTGGGGAGGCAGCAAAAATCTGCTGACAGCAGAAACCGAATTTATCGGTATCTGTTATGACGACCCCGATGTCACTCCGTCAGGGAAAATCCGCTATGACGCATGTCTATCTATAATAGAAGAAACCGAAACAACCCCGGAAATAAGGATACAGACGATCCCCGGCGGAAGCTACGCTGTAACAACACACCTCGGGCCTTATGAAAAGCTGGTGGACACATACCGGGAGCTGTACGGCAAATGGCTGCCTGCATACGGATACAGTCTCAACGACAGCATCGCCTCTTTCGAAAAATACATCAAAACTCCGGCCGAAGTCGGCCCCGAGGATTTGGTGACTGAAATATGGATGGGGCTGTGCTGA
- a CDS encoding GyrI-like domain-containing protein, whose protein sequence is MDVQIWSIDPVKMAYAEHTGPYNEIGAAWEKLCAWAGPAGHFNATTRFYGVFYDDPATVEPQKLRSEACITVGADVPASADINVRDFQGGKYAVAVHLGPYEKLVDSWSEFYGSWLPGSGMDMGQGPCMEQYMNDPMTTKPEHLVTLLLLPLK, encoded by the coding sequence ATGGACGTACAAATCTGGTCTATTGATCCTGTGAAAATGGCCTACGCTGAACATACAGGCCCGTACAACGAAATAGGTGCGGCCTGGGAAAAATTGTGTGCCTGGGCCGGACCGGCAGGACACTTTAACGCAACCACAAGATTCTACGGGGTGTTCTACGATGATCCGGCCACGGTTGAACCGCAGAAACTGCGCTCTGAAGCCTGCATAACCGTAGGAGCAGATGTTCCCGCTTCAGCCGATATCAATGTGCGGGATTTTCAGGGCGGAAAATACGCAGTAGCCGTCCACCTCGGACCGTACGAAAAACTTGTGGACTCCTGGTCGGAATTCTACGGAAGCTGGCTGCCGGGCAGCGGTATGGACATGGGACAGGGCCCCTGCATGGAGCAGTACATGAACGATCCCATGACCACCAAACCGGAACATCTGGTGACACTTCTGCTTCTGCCCCTTAAGTAA
- a CDS encoding helix-turn-helix transcriptional regulator — protein MISIPRHIRESSAVPSISLGGITFVQYRSQISEIRHELCVSQHSLVFILEGTKYIHSADGDIVVKKGEAFFCRKGCHLMSEMIPDDGSSFDTVLFFFDDSMFAGFVDQLDAGESPAPGTEKAVFPIAVDEAISIFLSSMMPLFDSPLGHDDSFLRLKVNELLHYLCFSKDNSAFVGFLLACRNEMKNDLSSVMEEYFNKNISLEDMAELSGRSLSTFKREFRKVFDTTPARWIRERRLSWAAQLIRNSQKNITEISYESGYDSLSHFSSIFRSRYGVSPSEYRTGLIPSKSEL, from the coding sequence ATGATATCCATTCCACGCCATATACGTGAATCTTCCGCCGTACCGTCCATAAGTCTGGGCGGCATAACATTTGTTCAGTATCGCAGCCAGATTTCCGAGATCAGGCATGAACTCTGCGTTTCTCAGCACTCTCTCGTCTTTATTCTAGAAGGGACCAAATACATCCATTCCGCGGACGGAGATATTGTCGTGAAAAAAGGTGAGGCCTTTTTCTGCCGGAAGGGGTGCCATCTCATGTCCGAAATGATTCCGGATGATGGAAGCTCGTTCGATACCGTGCTTTTTTTCTTCGATGACTCAATGTTTGCAGGATTTGTGGATCAGCTTGATGCCGGAGAAAGTCCGGCTCCCGGTACGGAAAAGGCTGTTTTTCCCATTGCGGTTGATGAGGCCATAAGCATCTTCCTGTCCTCCATGATGCCGCTTTTTGATTCTCCTCTAGGGCATGATGATTCCTTTCTGCGACTCAAGGTGAACGAACTGCTCCATTACCTTTGCTTTTCAAAGGACAACAGTGCGTTTGTCGGCTTTCTGCTTGCCTGCCGCAACGAAATGAAAAACGATCTTTCCTCTGTCATGGAAGAATATTTCAACAAGAACATCAGCCTTGAAGATATGGCGGAACTCTCCGGCCGCAGCCTTTCGACCTTCAAAAGAGAATTCCGAAAAGTTTTTGATACCACTCCCGCCAGATGGATAAGGGAGCGCAGGCTTTCCTGGGCTGCGCAGCTCATCCGTAATTCGCAGAAGAACATAACCGAGATTTCCTACGAATCCGGCTACGACAGCCTTTCTCATTTCAGTTCCATTTTCCGCAGCAGGTACGGGGTTTCCCCCAGCGAATACAGAACTGGACTGATTCCGTCAAAATCTGAACTTTAA
- the asnS gene encoding asparagine--tRNA ligase: protein MRRTCVKDILNAEKPVPELVVKGWVRTKRDSKGFSFLEVNDGSCLKNVQIIIDHTPEVESELEKISTGASVSVVGELVESPGKGQKWEVRGKSVEMLGYADPETFPMQKKRHSDEFLRTIAHLRPRTNKFSAMFRIRSELSYAIHSFFRDKGFFYVHTPIITGSDCEGAGEMFRVTSLDYAGLAGKKEEQLADDFFGKAAHLTVSGQLPAEMYALSLGQVYTFGPTFRAEKSNTPRHAAEFWMVEPEVAFADLDDNMDLGEEMVKYLIKHVLERCADDIELFAKFVDKSLMDTLNNTLNNNFERISYTDAVELLRGCKKADKFEFRPEYGEDLQTEHERYLTEEHFGKPVIVYNYPREIKPFYMRVNDDGKTVTAMDLLVPRIGELVGGSQREERLDVLESRIAETGMDAAEYWWYLDSRRFGSAPHSGFGMGFERMLMLLTGATNIRDVIPFPRTPKNLEF from the coding sequence ATGAGAAGAACATGCGTAAAGGATATTCTTAATGCGGAAAAACCAGTTCCTGAGCTTGTGGTCAAGGGCTGGGTCCGTACCAAGCGTGACAGCAAGGGATTTTCCTTTCTGGAGGTTAACGACGGTTCCTGTCTCAAGAATGTGCAGATCATAATCGATCACACACCGGAAGTGGAGAGCGAACTGGAGAAGATTTCCACCGGGGCTTCCGTTTCTGTTGTCGGTGAGCTTGTAGAGTCTCCGGGCAAGGGTCAGAAATGGGAAGTACGCGGAAAGTCAGTTGAAATGCTCGGATATGCTGATCCGGAAACCTTCCCGATGCAGAAGAAGCGTCACAGTGACGAGTTCCTGAGGACCATAGCGCATCTCAGACCGCGTACAAACAAGTTCAGTGCAATGTTTCGCATCCGTTCTGAGCTGTCCTACGCCATCCACAGTTTTTTCCGCGATAAGGGATTCTTTTATGTCCATACGCCGATCATCACCGGTTCCGACTGCGAAGGGGCCGGAGAGATGTTCCGGGTGACTTCGCTTGATTATGCCGGTCTTGCCGGAAAGAAGGAAGAGCAGCTTGCCGATGACTTTTTCGGGAAAGCCGCACACCTGACTGTTTCCGGGCAGCTTCCCGCTGAGATGTATGCCCTGTCCCTGGGGCAGGTCTATACCTTCGGCCCTACGTTCCGGGCTGAAAAATCGAACACGCCCCGCCATGCCGCCGAGTTCTGGATGGTTGAACCGGAAGTGGCCTTTGCAGATCTTGATGACAACATGGATCTTGGCGAAGAGATGGTGAAATATCTGATTAAGCATGTTCTCGAACGCTGTGCTGACGACATTGAGCTTTTCGCAAAGTTTGTCGACAAGTCCCTGATGGACACCCTGAACAATACTTTGAACAATAATTTCGAGCGCATTTCCTATACCGATGCCGTGGAGTTGCTCAGGGGCTGCAAGAAAGCTGACAAATTCGAATTCCGTCCCGAATACGGCGAGGATCTCCAGACCGAGCATGAGCGCTACCTTACTGAAGAGCATTTCGGCAAACCGGTTATCGTTTATAATTATCCAAGAGAGATCAAACCCTTCTACATGCGGGTGAACGATGACGGTAAAACCGTTACGGCCATGGACCTGCTGGTACCGAGGATCGGAGAACTGGTGGGCGGCTCGCAGCGTGAGGAAAGACTGGATGTGCTGGAAAGCAGAATCGCTGAAACGGGAATGGATGCCGCTGAATACTGGTGGTATCTGGACAGCCGCCGTTTCGGTTCCGCTCCCCATTCAGGATTCGGCATGGGCTTTGAGCGCATGCTTATGCTGCTTACCGGCGCAACCAATATACGTGACGTGATTCCTTTTCCAAGAACCCCCAAGAATCTCGAATTCTAG
- a CDS encoding rubrerythrin family protein — protein sequence MSKTTENLKAAFAGESQANRKYLAFAEKAESEGKPGVAKLFRAAAAAETIHAHAHLRLMKGIGSTEDNLKAAISGETYEFENMYPEMMEDAKTEGENAVLRYFGFANEAEKIHAELYTEALEADSDVFSEAEFYICSVCGHTQDGPATDKCPICGAAAKAYVKVD from the coding sequence ATGAGCAAGACCACTGAAAATCTGAAAGCAGCATTCGCAGGTGAATCCCAGGCTAACCGTAAATATCTCGCTTTTGCCGAAAAAGCAGAATCCGAAGGCAAGCCCGGAGTAGCCAAACTTTTCCGTGCAGCTGCCGCAGCCGAAACCATTCACGCTCACGCACACCTTCGTCTGATGAAAGGCATCGGTTCCACAGAAGACAACCTCAAAGCAGCTATTTCCGGAGAAACATATGAATTTGAAAATATGTACCCCGAAATGATGGAAGATGCCAAAACAGAAGGCGAAAACGCAGTACTGCGCTATTTCGGATTTGCCAACGAAGCTGAAAAAATCCATGCCGAACTCTACACCGAGGCTCTGGAAGCAGACAGCGACGTATTTTCCGAAGCTGAATTCTACATCTGTTCCGTATGCGGCCACACTCAGGACGGCCCGGCGACCGACAAGTGTCCTATCTGCGGCGCTGCAGCCAAGGCATACGTAAAAGTAGATTAA
- the ftsY gene encoding signal recognition particle-docking protein FtsY produces the protein MGFFSKVKKLWSSPEQRAEQAIKEYLGDEYTEKETPTPDATAEVAPEPAPQPVSEPEAVVTEKPETAPAQPDTPVAEPEPVAEMKSVAEAESEQTAEQPEEPVSIVEEEAETVSEQKISVKEAEQPAEADMEPEIQAVSESPETHEEIKTEEKESEPSIPAPRPAASAGTTILEPVMPGAAETEQDAEKPQWQRDLTKSLQQAEPRLSVWLNLILEGIDEACDDLWDRLEFLLIALEAPKAEATDFISRFKDWLEEMDYEYVEEFRSELQYRLALALELEDEEDERSRLFIKLSEGLNKTREQITKRIDSMLSSHTAFDDDFWEEFEEILIMADVGYEATVELVERMKDRVRKAGETNPENFKDLLREELDEIFKVPKRIKAYNPPEVVMMIGVNGVGKTTTIAKLAHRAQMQGRKVLIVAGDTFRAAAIGQLEVWARRVGAGFYAKEEGSDPAAVAYEAIDYAVKNGYDLMLLDTAGRLHTKTNLMEELHKIRRVLGKKHDEAPHRSVLVIDATTGQNALSQTKLFNEAIGVDELILTKLDGTAKGGVMIAVTMQNKLPITYVGLGEKMEDLRPFNGEDFAKALLLS, from the coding sequence ATGGGATTCTTTTCTAAAGTAAAAAAATTATGGTCCAGCCCGGAACAAAGAGCCGAACAGGCAATCAAAGAATATCTGGGAGATGAATATACAGAAAAAGAAACACCTACTCCGGATGCGACAGCCGAAGTCGCTCCGGAACCGGCTCCTCAACCGGTTTCCGAGCCGGAAGCGGTAGTAACAGAAAAACCGGAAACCGCTCCGGCACAACCGGATACTCCTGTAGCAGAACCTGAACCTGTGGCGGAAATGAAATCCGTTGCAGAAGCAGAATCCGAACAGACGGCTGAGCAGCCGGAAGAACCTGTTTCTATTGTGGAAGAGGAAGCAGAGACTGTTTCTGAACAGAAAATTTCAGTCAAGGAAGCGGAACAGCCTGCAGAAGCAGACATGGAGCCGGAAATACAAGCTGTTTCTGAATCACCCGAGACTCACGAAGAAATAAAAACCGAGGAAAAGGAAAGCGAGCCTTCCATTCCCGCTCCCCGACCGGCCGCATCCGCTGGGACCACAATTCTCGAACCGGTAATGCCCGGTGCAGCGGAAACGGAACAGGATGCGGAAAAACCCCAATGGCAGCGCGACCTCACCAAATCCCTGCAGCAGGCCGAGCCCAGACTCTCTGTCTGGCTGAACCTCATCCTTGAAGGAATAGACGAAGCCTGCGATGACCTCTGGGACCGTCTGGAATTCCTGCTTATAGCCCTTGAAGCACCCAAAGCGGAAGCAACGGACTTCATCAGCCGGTTCAAAGACTGGCTTGAGGAAATGGATTACGAATACGTTGAAGAATTCCGCTCCGAACTTCAGTACAGACTGGCTCTGGCCCTTGAACTCGAAGATGAGGAAGACGAACGCAGCCGGTTGTTCATCAAACTTTCCGAAGGGCTGAACAAGACCCGCGAGCAGATCACCAAGCGCATTGATTCCATGCTTTCCAGCCATACGGCATTCGATGACGATTTCTGGGAGGAATTCGAGGAAATCCTGATCATGGCCGATGTGGGTTATGAAGCCACGGTGGAACTGGTGGAACGCATGAAGGATCGGGTCCGCAAGGCGGGCGAGACCAATCCGGAAAACTTCAAGGACCTGCTGCGCGAAGAACTGGATGAAATTTTCAAGGTGCCTAAACGCATCAAAGCATACAACCCGCCGGAAGTGGTCATGATGATCGGCGTAAACGGCGTGGGCAAGACCACCACCATTGCCAAGCTGGCCCACCGCGCCCAGATGCAGGGCCGCAAGGTTCTCATCGTTGCCGGAGACACCTTCCGGGCCGCGGCCATCGGGCAGCTTGAGGTCTGGGCGCGTCGGGTAGGGGCCGGATTCTACGCCAAGGAAGAGGGTTCCGATCCTGCTGCAGTCGCCTACGAGGCCATCGATTACGCAGTCAAGAACGGCTACGACCTCATGCTTCTGGATACGGCCGGACGCCTGCACACCAAGACCAACCTCATGGAAGAGCTGCACAAGATTCGCCGCGTCCTCGGCAAAAAGCACGATGAAGCCCCGCACCGCAGCGTTCTGGTCATTGATGCGACAACAGGGCAGAATGCCCTTTCCCAGACCAAGCTGTTCAACGAGGCCATCGGCGTGGACGAACTGATCCTTACCAAGCTCGACGGCACGGCCAAGGGCGGAGTAATGATCGCTGTGACCATGCAGAACAAACTGCCCATAACCTATGTTGGACTCGGGGAAAAAATGGAAGACTTGAGGCCCTTCAACGGAGAGGACTTCGCCAAGGCCCTGCTGCTCTCATAG
- a CDS encoding pseudouridine synthase, producing the protein MSEIKSMIAGAGHAGMRFDRVLEELLPRSGLRLRRRLIENGSVLVDGKKRKPGFKIYAGAEVVLSRLENSECVGKTASAIQVVERGEGFAALDKPHGLHSAGIAGSTGVSVEEFLPEIFPEEDALLANRLDLLTSGLLLVAFGTGRLQEFHEYEDAGKVEKEYLARVHGQPHDPFTVKNRLDTADRKQTGVLDEPDGPLRWTVVEPLRKFDDGTSLVRVNIAKGARHQIRAHLAHAGFPIVGDPLYGIGNETGRMYLHHFRIAFTGFEAVSEPDW; encoded by the coding sequence TTGAGTGAAATCAAGTCCATGATAGCGGGTGCCGGGCACGCGGGAATGCGGTTCGACAGGGTTCTGGAAGAACTGCTTCCGAGGAGCGGGTTGCGGCTGCGCAGACGGTTGATAGAGAACGGCTCCGTCCTTGTTGACGGGAAGAAGCGCAAGCCGGGGTTCAAAATTTATGCAGGGGCTGAGGTGGTCCTGTCCCGGCTGGAAAATTCCGAATGTGTCGGAAAGACGGCATCAGCCATACAGGTAGTAGAACGGGGTGAAGGATTCGCCGCTCTCGACAAGCCGCACGGCCTGCATTCGGCCGGTATTGCCGGGAGTACCGGAGTAAGTGTTGAAGAATTCCTGCCGGAGATATTCCCAGAAGAGGATGCTTTACTCGCCAACAGGTTGGACCTGCTTACTTCCGGGCTTCTGCTCGTGGCCTTCGGCACTGGTAGATTGCAGGAATTTCATGAATATGAGGATGCCGGAAAGGTGGAAAAGGAATATCTGGCCCGTGTGCACGGCCAGCCTCATGATCCTTTTACCGTGAAGAACCGCCTTGATACAGCCGATCGCAAGCAGACCGGTGTTCTTGATGAACCGGACGGCCCTCTGCGCTGGACCGTTGTCGAACCCCTGCGAAAATTCGATGACGGAACATCGCTTGTGCGGGTAAACATAGCAAAAGGCGCCCGGCATCAGATACGTGCCCATCTCGCCCATGCCGGGTTCCCAATAGTCGGAGACCCTCTTTACGGCATAGGCAACGAGACAGGGCGTATGTATCTGCACCATTTCCGGATAGCATTTACCGGTTTTGAGGCGGTTAGTGAGCCGGACTGGTAG
- a CDS encoding EamA family transporter, whose protein sequence is MNIKGCIFILTAAVMWGLIGPVSKFPIEQGVSPLENAFWRAIFAWILFAVHACRIRRVSIAAKDLPRIIGFGFIGVTVFYGSYQLAVQDVGAALASVLLYTAPAWVAFMSWLLLGEKMGPVKLAALGITICGVVCVSLGPQLFGTGTEIRFTWFGIICGLASGFTYALYYIYGKTIFARYTTPTVFLYALPVGALCMTPFFEFTHKTATSWLSLVALAIICTYGAYSVYYAGLKYLEATTASVIATVEPVVAAILAWLWWNESFDWTGYLGSAMIILAVLMIVMEKKVYAFFSKPQPQSV, encoded by the coding sequence ATGAACATCAAGGGCTGCATATTTATACTCACTGCCGCAGTGATGTGGGGACTCATCGGTCCCGTTTCCAAATTTCCCATAGAACAGGGAGTCTCCCCGCTGGAAAACGCATTCTGGCGCGCCATTTTCGCATGGATACTTTTTGCTGTCCATGCCTGCCGCATCCGCCGTGTTTCCATTGCCGCCAAGGATCTTCCCAGAATTATCGGCTTCGGATTCATCGGTGTAACCGTGTTCTACGGTTCCTATCAACTGGCTGTTCAGGATGTCGGGGCAGCACTGGCCTCGGTGCTGCTGTACACGGCCCCGGCCTGGGTAGCTTTCATGTCCTGGCTGCTGCTCGGTGAAAAAATGGGACCGGTAAAACTGGCCGCGCTGGGCATAACCATCTGCGGAGTTGTCTGCGTATCGCTGGGACCCCAGCTTTTCGGCACAGGAACGGAGATCAGATTCACCTGGTTCGGGATCATCTGCGGACTTGCTTCCGGCTTCACCTACGCTCTTTACTATATCTACGGCAAGACCATTTTCGCCCGCTATACCACGCCGACGGTATTCCTCTACGCCCTGCCCGTAGGAGCCCTGTGCATGACCCCGTTTTTCGAATTCACGCACAAGACCGCGACATCATGGCTCAGCCTTGTCGCACTGGCCATCATCTGCACCTACGGAGCCTACTCGGTCTACTACGCCGGACTTAAATACCTTGAAGCAACAACCGCATCGGTTATAGCCACGGTTGAGCCGGTAGTGGCCGCCATTCTTGCATGGCTGTGGTGGAACGAAAGCTTTGACTGGACCGGATATCTGGGCAGTGCCATGATCATCCTCGCCGTACTGATGATCGTCATGGAGAAGAAGGTGTACGCATTCTTTTCAAAACCGCAGCCGCAATCGGTATAG